A region of Faecalibacterium taiwanense DNA encodes the following proteins:
- a CDS encoding LacI family DNA-binding transcriptional regulator translates to MPSLKDLAKECGVSVATVSKALNDQPDISPATRERVRAAAHRMGYLPNAAARSLKTNRTYNLGVLFVDERQSGLTHEYFSAVLDSFKVEAEKHGYDITFINHNISGKSMSYLEHCRYRNVDGVVIACVNFYEPQVVELVNSEVPVVTIDHVFNNRMAILSDNVFGLKALVRQAWACGHRRIAFIHGEKTAVTENRVAGFYQACEELGLKIPEAYVREGIYHDADRCAAETKALLELPQPPTCIIFPDDFSALGGYNAISEKGLSIPEDVSVMGYDGIYLSRVVKPQLVTYQQNTAALGRTAADKLIELIEHPRVTLPEQIRVSGKLLDGGSVSIL, encoded by the coding sequence ATGCCGTCCCTGAAAGATCTGGCAAAGGAATGCGGCGTATCGGTGGCAACGGTCAGCAAGGCGCTGAACGACCAGCCGGATATCTCGCCTGCCACACGAGAACGGGTGCGGGCCGCAGCGCACCGTATGGGCTACCTGCCCAATGCTGCCGCCCGTTCCTTGAAAACAAACCGTACTTACAATCTGGGCGTTCTGTTCGTGGATGAACGGCAGAGCGGCCTGACCCACGAATACTTTTCCGCCGTGCTGGACAGCTTCAAGGTGGAAGCCGAGAAACACGGCTACGACATCACCTTTATCAACCACAATATCAGCGGCAAGAGCATGAGCTACCTTGAGCACTGCCGCTACCGCAATGTGGACGGCGTGGTGATCGCCTGCGTGAACTTCTACGAGCCGCAGGTGGTGGAGCTGGTGAACAGCGAGGTGCCGGTGGTCACGATCGATCATGTGTTCAATAACCGCATGGCGATCCTCTCGGATAACGTTTTCGGCCTGAAGGCACTGGTGCGGCAGGCATGGGCCTGCGGCCACCGCCGCATCGCCTTTATCCACGGCGAAAAGACCGCCGTTACCGAGAACCGCGTTGCAGGTTTCTATCAGGCCTGCGAAGAGCTGGGCCTGAAGATCCCGGAAGCTTATGTGCGGGAGGGCATCTACCATGATGCTGACCGCTGTGCCGCCGAGACCAAAGCGCTGCTGGAGCTTCCGCAGCCGCCCACCTGCATCATCTTCCCGGACGATTTCTCCGCGCTGGGCGGCTACAACGCCATCAGCGAAAAGGGGCTTTCGATCCCGGAGGATGTTTCGGTGATGGGCTACGACGGCATCTACCTCTCCCGGGTGGTCAAGCCTCAGCTGGTGACTTACCAGCAGAACACCGCCGCGCTGGGCCGCACGGCTGCCGACAAGCTCATTGAGCTGATCGAGCATCCAAGAGTGACCCTGCCCGAACAGATCCGCGTTTCCGGCAAATTGCTGGACGGCGGGTCGGTCAGCATTCTTTAA